One segment of Mycolicibacterium baixiangningiae DNA contains the following:
- a CDS encoding Rv1157c family protein, with the protein MSPTRTLLTTAAGVGASVALLLSSATAAADPAPGLPIDALQAPGLPAMESLGPVIQQAAADPNNAASMLMAAAAVFAGDVAAPAPSRDVASAVNQFVAEPAAHVPAPGAVPGTQAHLPAGVNPAHAVGPLPAGATPPAPGPDPAAVPVAAPAALPAPEVAAPVAAPEAAPVAQAANPVPGPGPEPAPAPGPPGFGPDAPPTQDFMYPSISNGCLKDGGNVLATAISVAGPAKIPAPGPGPSQTAYVFTAVGTPGPAAEQKLPLNVTWVNLTTGKSGSATLKPRSDINPEGPTTLTAIVDTGSGSIMSTIFGQVTTTEKQCQFMPTIGSTVVP; encoded by the coding sequence ATGTCACCGACTCGAACTCTGTTGACGACCGCGGCCGGGGTCGGCGCGTCCGTCGCACTGCTACTCAGCAGCGCGACGGCCGCCGCCGATCCCGCACCCGGGCTTCCGATCGACGCGCTGCAGGCGCCCGGTCTGCCCGCGATGGAAAGCCTCGGTCCGGTCATCCAGCAGGCGGCGGCCGATCCGAACAACGCCGCATCGATGCTGATGGCCGCAGCCGCCGTATTCGCCGGGGATGTGGCGGCCCCCGCCCCGTCCCGCGACGTGGCGTCGGCGGTCAACCAGTTCGTGGCCGAGCCGGCCGCGCATGTTCCGGCTCCGGGCGCCGTACCGGGCACGCAGGCGCATCTGCCGGCGGGAGTCAACCCCGCCCATGCCGTCGGCCCGCTCCCCGCGGGCGCCACGCCACCCGCACCCGGCCCGGACCCGGCCGCCGTGCCTGTCGCAGCGCCCGCGGCCCTACCGGCACCCGAAGTGGCGGCGCCGGTCGCGGCTCCCGAAGCCGCCCCGGTCGCCCAGGCGGCCAATCCGGTGCCCGGGCCAGGTCCGGAACCGGCGCCCGCGCCGGGCCCGCCGGGATTCGGTCCGGATGCCCCGCCGACGCAGGACTTCATGTACCCGTCGATCAGCAACGGCTGTCTGAAGGACGGCGGCAACGTCCTGGCCACCGCGATCTCGGTGGCCGGGCCGGCGAAGATCCCGGCCCCCGGACCGGGACCAAGTCAGACGGCCTACGTGTTCACCGCAGTGGGCACACCGGGGCCGGCGGCCGAGCAGAAGCTACCCCTGAACGTGACGTGGGTGAACCTGACCACCGGCAAGTCCGGCAGCGCGACCCTCAAACCGCGTTCGGACATCAACCCGGAGGGCCCGACGACGCTGACCGCGATCGTCGACACCGGATCGGGCAGCATCATGTCGACGATCTTCGGCCAGGTCACCACCACCGAGAAGCAGTGCCAGTTCATGCCGACCATCGGATCGACGGTCGTGCCCTGA
- a CDS encoding sensor histidine kinase, whose amino-acid sequence MSGELAIVLAAVLIAAAVAAAVVVVRTRRVVATPTERAVHAALHTASLAARALRRGLDTTSAQSAAPFLRELTGTDGIALFDGDGQLLARDPEDDMIWSSEVADDAARLVRESIAGERRVLTAVRASTVIGQPLLTDAGDLLGVLAVVTARDPGPGMLGAVGEVARYAAGQLELAELDASRARLDRAEVLALRAQISPHFIYNALNTIASFVRTDPDRARELILDFADFTRYSFRAAGQYTTLAEELRNIDRYLTLERARFGASLEVRLQVAPEVLGVVVPFLALQPLVENAVRHGLGERGGGSIEIIARDEGSGCVITVEDDGVGMDPAALRTGPGDALGGNGSPAPGHTAHVGLTNVDHRLRAAFGNDYGLVVETAIGAGTKVIMRVPKFRSGVRVNTP is encoded by the coding sequence ATGTCGGGCGAGCTCGCGATAGTCCTGGCGGCGGTGCTGATCGCGGCCGCGGTGGCCGCCGCGGTCGTCGTCGTGCGCACCCGCCGGGTCGTGGCCACCCCGACCGAACGCGCCGTCCACGCCGCACTGCACACCGCTTCCCTCGCCGCGCGGGCGCTGCGCCGGGGCCTCGACACCACCTCCGCGCAGTCCGCCGCGCCGTTCCTGCGTGAGCTGACGGGCACCGACGGGATCGCGCTGTTCGACGGCGACGGCCAGCTCCTCGCCCGCGATCCGGAGGACGACATGATCTGGTCCTCCGAGGTCGCCGACGACGCGGCGCGCCTGGTGCGCGAGTCGATCGCCGGTGAGCGCCGGGTGCTCACAGCCGTCCGCGCCTCGACCGTCATCGGCCAGCCCCTGCTGACCGACGCGGGGGACCTGTTGGGTGTGCTCGCCGTCGTCACCGCACGCGATCCCGGACCCGGCATGCTCGGCGCCGTCGGAGAGGTCGCGCGCTACGCGGCCGGGCAACTCGAACTCGCCGAACTCGACGCCTCGCGCGCCCGCCTGGACCGAGCCGAAGTGCTCGCCCTGCGCGCGCAGATCAGCCCGCACTTCATCTACAACGCGCTGAACACCATCGCCTCGTTCGTGCGCACCGACCCCGACCGGGCCCGCGAATTGATCCTGGACTTCGCCGATTTCACCCGCTATTCGTTCCGCGCCGCAGGCCAGTACACGACGCTGGCCGAGGAGCTGCGCAACATCGACCGCTACCTGACGCTGGAGCGAGCCCGGTTCGGCGCGTCACTGGAGGTCCGTCTCCAGGTCGCCCCCGAAGTGCTCGGCGTCGTGGTGCCGTTCCTGGCGCTGCAACCGCTCGTCGAGAACGCGGTGCGGCACGGGCTCGGCGAACGCGGCGGCGGGTCGATCGAGATCATCGCCCGCGACGAGGGGTCCGGCTGCGTCATCACCGTCGAGGACGACGGGGTGGGCATGGACCCCGCCGCGCTGCGCACCGGGCCCGGCGATGCGCTGGGCGGCAACGGATCGCCCGCTCCGGGGCACACCGCGCACGTAGGGCTGACGAATGTGGACCATCGGCTGCGAGCGGCGTTCGGGAACGACTACGGTCTGGTGGTCGAGACGGCGATCGGGGCGGGTACGAAGGTCATCATGCGGGTACCGAAGTTCCGGTCCGGCGTACGGGTGAACACGCCGTGA
- a CDS encoding ABC transporter family substrate-binding protein codes for MPTRPRRYRVTLGALLFATALLLGGCTVSPPPAPQSTETTESTPPPAPKATQIIVAIDSIGPGFNPHLLSDQSPVNAAIAALVLPSSFRPIADPNTPTGSRWELDPTLLESAEVTNQNPFTVTYKIRPEAQWTDNAPIGADDYWYLWRQMVSQPGVVDPAGYDRITGVQSVGGAKQVVVTFAQPYPAWRELFNNILPAHIVKDVPGGFGAGLAQAMPVTGGQFRVESIDPQRDEILLARNDRYWSAPAKPDLVLFRRGGAPAALADSIRNGDTQVAQVHGGAATFAQLSAIPDVRTARIVTPRVMQVTLRGQLPKLADPSVRRAIFGLLDVDLLASVGAGDDNTVTLAQAQVRSPSDPGYVPTAPPALGTEAALDLLADAGYQMAPVDPLPPAPGAPEPDHTRGRIAKDGVPLTLVLGVAANDPTSVAVANTAADQLRNVGIDASVRALDPVTLYSEALAENQVDAVVGWHQAGGDLATALASRYGCPALEATPVPTAPGSRPPSPTPSPAPSGESPEPSATPTTTPSPAPESGQLVQAPSNITGVCDRSIQPKIDAALDGREAIGEVIDAVEPRLWNMSTVLPILQDTTIVAAGPSVRNVSLSGAVPVGIVGDAGSWVKSPQ; via the coding sequence GTGCCGACCCGTCCCCGCCGCTACCGCGTGACGCTGGGGGCGCTGCTCTTTGCCACCGCGTTGCTGCTGGGTGGGTGTACCGTGAGCCCGCCGCCGGCGCCGCAGAGCACCGAGACGACGGAGAGCACCCCGCCGCCGGCCCCCAAGGCGACGCAGATCATCGTCGCGATCGATTCGATCGGTCCCGGGTTCAACCCGCACCTGCTGTCCGACCAGTCGCCGGTCAACGCGGCCATCGCCGCACTGGTGCTGCCGAGTTCGTTCCGGCCGATCGCGGATCCGAACACGCCGACCGGATCCCGGTGGGAGCTCGACCCCACCCTGCTCGAATCGGCCGAGGTGACGAACCAGAACCCGTTCACCGTCACCTACAAGATCCGGCCCGAGGCCCAGTGGACCGACAACGCGCCCATCGGCGCCGACGACTACTGGTACCTGTGGCGTCAGATGGTCAGCCAGCCCGGCGTCGTCGACCCCGCCGGCTACGACCGCATCACCGGCGTGCAGTCCGTCGGGGGGGCCAAGCAGGTCGTCGTCACGTTCGCCCAGCCCTATCCGGCCTGGCGCGAGCTGTTCAACAACATCCTGCCCGCGCACATCGTCAAGGACGTGCCCGGCGGCTTCGGCGCCGGCCTGGCACAGGCGATGCCGGTGACCGGCGGACAGTTCCGCGTGGAGAGCATCGACCCGCAGCGCGACGAGATCCTGCTGGCGCGTAATGACCGGTACTGGAGCGCACCCGCCAAACCCGACCTCGTGCTGTTCCGGCGTGGCGGGGCGCCGGCGGCACTGGCGGACTCGATCCGCAACGGTGACACCCAGGTGGCCCAAGTGCACGGTGGCGCAGCGACTTTCGCCCAGCTCAGCGCCATCCCCGACGTGCGGACGGCGCGCATCGTGACACCACGGGTCATGCAGGTGACGCTGCGTGGTCAGCTGCCGAAACTCGCCGACCCCTCGGTCCGCCGCGCGATCTTCGGGCTGCTCGACGTTGACCTGCTGGCCTCGGTCGGCGCCGGTGACGACAACACCGTCACCCTGGCCCAGGCGCAGGTGCGTTCGCCGTCAGACCCCGGATACGTGCCGACGGCGCCGCCCGCGCTCGGCACCGAGGCGGCCCTGGATCTGCTGGCCGACGCCGGATACCAGATGGCTCCGGTAGACCCCCTGCCGCCGGCGCCCGGCGCCCCCGAGCCCGATCACACCCGCGGCCGCATCGCGAAAGACGGCGTGCCGCTGACCCTCGTGCTCGGAGTCGCCGCGAACGATCCGACCTCGGTGGCCGTGGCTAACACCGCCGCCGATCAGCTCCGCAACGTCGGGATCGACGCGTCGGTGCGGGCGCTGGATCCGGTGACGCTCTACAGCGAGGCGCTGGCCGAGAACCAGGTCGACGCCGTCGTGGGCTGGCACCAGGCCGGGGGAGACCTGGCGACGGCGCTGGCCTCGCGGTACGGCTGTCCTGCGCTGGAGGCGACGCCGGTCCCGACCGCCCCGGGCAGTCGGCCGCCTTCGCCCACACCGTCGCCGGCCCCCAGCGGTGAGTCACCAGAGCCGTCCGCCACCCCGACCACCACACCCAGTCCCGCGCCGGAGTCGGGTCAGCTGGTGCAGGCGCCCAGCAACATCACCGGAGTGTGTGACCGCAGCATCCAGCCGAAGATCGACGCGGCGCTCGACGGCAGGGAGGCGATCGGCGAGGTGATCGACGCCGTCGAGCCTCGACTGTGGAACATGTCGACAGTGCTGCCGATCCTGCAGGACACCACGATCGTCGCGGCGGGCCCGAGCGTGCGCAACGTGAGCCTCTCGGGTGCGGTGCCGGTCGGCATCGTCGGTGACGCCGGCAGCTGGGTGAAATCGCCGCAGTGA
- a CDS encoding 4a-hydroxytetrahydrobiopterin dehydratase, translating into MAVLTDDEVDVALQDLDGWERTEGALRRSVEFPAFLDGIEAVRRVAERAEEHDHHPDIDIRWQTVTFVLVTHSEGGITQKDLQMAREIDAIVDDDR; encoded by the coding sequence ATGGCTGTGTTGACCGACGACGAGGTGGACGTCGCCCTGCAGGACCTCGACGGCTGGGAGCGCACCGAGGGGGCGCTGCGCCGCTCGGTCGAGTTCCCGGCATTCCTCGACGGAATCGAGGCCGTGCGGCGGGTAGCCGAGCGCGCAGAGGAGCACGACCACCATCCCGACATCGACATCCGTTGGCAGACAGTCACTTTCGTGCTGGTGACACATTCCGAGGGCGGTATCACGCAGAAGGATCTGCAGATGGCCCGGGAGATCGACGCCATCGTCGACGACGACCGGTAG
- a CDS encoding mannosyltransferase, whose product MTGIGYRISRVGRIDTSTAAAATRTRLPSRLAAAAPVLLVLSIAARLAWTYLAANGANFVDLHVYVGGAGALDEPGTLYDFVYADQTPDFPLPFTYPPFAAVLFYPLHLLPFGVVAFAWQVGIIAALYGVVRLSQRLLADGGDRRTAMLWTALGIWLEPLRSTFDYGQVNVLLVLAVLAAVHSSRWWLSGLLVGLAAGIKLTPAVSGLYFVGARRWNAAIFSAVVFAATVAVSVAVVGEQARYYFTDLLGDADRVGPIGTSFNQSWRGGISRILGYDAGYGPLVVTAILITAVLAVLAWRAIGGSADRLGAIVIVQLFGLLLSPISWTHHWVWILPLMIWLWHGPLRQHLGARVLRWAWLALTVIGVPWLLSFAQPTIWEIGRPWYLAWAGLIYIVATLTTLAWVAATGRRRRWRRSPGPSADPSA is encoded by the coding sequence GTGACGGGAATCGGTTACCGGATCAGTAGAGTCGGGCGGATCGACACCTCCACCGCCGCCGCGGCGACCCGCACCCGACTGCCGAGCCGATTGGCTGCGGCGGCGCCCGTGCTGCTGGTGCTCAGCATCGCGGCGCGACTGGCGTGGACCTACCTCGCTGCCAACGGGGCCAACTTCGTCGACCTGCACGTGTACGTGGGGGGCGCGGGTGCGCTCGACGAGCCCGGCACGCTCTACGACTTCGTCTACGCCGATCAGACGCCGGACTTTCCGCTGCCCTTCACCTACCCGCCGTTCGCCGCGGTCCTGTTCTATCCGCTGCACCTGCTGCCGTTCGGTGTCGTGGCGTTCGCGTGGCAGGTCGGCATCATCGCCGCGCTGTACGGCGTGGTCCGGCTCAGTCAGCGGTTACTCGCCGACGGTGGCGACCGCCGGACCGCGATGTTGTGGACGGCCCTCGGGATCTGGCTGGAACCGCTGCGCAGCACCTTCGACTACGGACAGGTCAACGTCCTGTTGGTGCTGGCGGTGCTGGCGGCCGTGCACAGTTCCCGGTGGTGGCTGTCGGGCCTGCTGGTCGGCCTCGCCGCGGGGATCAAGCTCACGCCCGCGGTGTCAGGGCTGTACTTCGTCGGTGCGCGACGCTGGAACGCAGCGATCTTCTCGGCGGTGGTGTTCGCCGCCACCGTCGCGGTGTCCGTGGCTGTGGTGGGGGAGCAGGCGCGCTATTACTTCACCGATCTGCTGGGTGACGCCGACCGCGTCGGTCCGATCGGCACGTCGTTCAACCAGTCCTGGCGCGGCGGCATCTCGCGCATCCTCGGGTACGACGCCGGCTACGGTCCGCTGGTCGTGACGGCGATCCTCATCACCGCGGTTCTCGCGGTGCTGGCGTGGCGGGCGATCGGCGGAAGCGCGGACCGGTTGGGCGCCATCGTCATCGTCCAGTTGTTCGGTCTTCTGCTGTCGCCGATCTCCTGGACCCACCACTGGGTGTGGATCCTGCCGCTGATGATCTGGCTGTGGCACGGGCCGCTGCGTCAGCACCTCGGAGCGCGCGTCCTGCGGTGGGCCTGGCTCGCGCTGACGGTGATCGGCGTGCCGTGGCTGCTCAGCTTCGCCCAGCCGACGATCTGGGAGATCGGCCGGCCCTGGTACCTGGCGTGGGCCGGTCTGATCTACATCGTCGCCACGCTGACAACGCTGGCGTGGGTGGCCGCTACCGGTCGTCGTCGACGATGGCGTCGATCTCCCGGGCCATCTGCAGATCCTTCTGCGTGA
- a CDS encoding (deoxy)nucleoside triphosphate pyrophosphohydrolase, translated as MAEQIVVAGALIAGSALLVAQRERPPELAGLWELPGGKVAPGETDADALARELLEELGIEVTVGVRIGDDIALNSSTVLRAYRVTHTGGQLRPIDHRALRWVRVQELDELPWVPADRAWLSALGQALR; from the coding sequence ATGGCAGAGCAGATCGTCGTGGCCGGTGCGCTGATCGCAGGGTCGGCACTGTTGGTCGCGCAGCGGGAGCGGCCACCGGAACTGGCCGGACTCTGGGAGCTGCCGGGCGGAAAGGTCGCACCGGGGGAGACCGATGCCGACGCACTGGCGCGGGAGTTGTTGGAGGAGCTGGGCATCGAGGTCACCGTCGGCGTACGGATCGGTGACGACATCGCGCTGAACAGCTCGACGGTGCTGCGCGCCTACCGCGTCACCCACACCGGCGGGCAGTTGCGGCCCATCGACCACCGCGCACTGCGCTGGGTGCGCGTCCAGGAACTCGACGAGCTGCCGTGGGTTCCGGCTGATCGGGCCTGGCTCAGCGCGCTCGGTCAGGCGCTTCGCTGA
- the typA gene encoding translational GTPase TypA, producing MDFRNVAIVAHVDHGKTTLVDAMLRQSGALSHRGDDAVERLMDSGDLEKEKGITILAKNTAVHRYNPDGSMTVINVIDTPGHADFGGEVERGLSMVDGVLLLVDASEGPLPQTRFVLRKALAAHLPVILVVNKTDRPDARIAEVVSESHDLLLDVASDLDDEAQKAAEKALGLPVLYASGRAGIASTTEPANGENPDGENLDPLFNVLLEHIPPPQGDPEAPLQALVTNLDASAFLGRLALIRIYKGRIRKGQQVAWMREVDGHPVVTNAKITELLVTVGVERTATDEAIAGDIVAVAGIPEIMIGDTLADPDHAHALPRITVDEPAISVTIGTNTSPLAGKVSGHKLTARMVKSRLDSELVGNVSLKIVDIGRPDAWEVQGRGELALAVLVEQMRREGFELTVGKPQVVTQTIDGKLHEPFEQLTIDCPEEFVGAVTQLMAARKGRMEDMANHAAGWVRMDFIVPSRGLIGFRTDFLTLTRGTGIANAVFDGYRPWAGEIRARHTGSLVSDRSGSVTPFAMIQLSDRGQFFVEPGDDTYEGQVVGINPRAEDLDVNVTREKKLTNMRSSTADVMETLARPLELGLEQAMEFCAEDECVEVTPEIVRVRKVELDATLRGRARSRAKARG from the coding sequence GTGGATTTTCGGAATGTCGCCATCGTCGCCCACGTCGACCACGGCAAGACGACCCTGGTTGATGCGATGCTGCGGCAGTCCGGTGCGCTGAGTCACCGCGGTGACGACGCTGTCGAGCGGTTGATGGACTCCGGTGACCTGGAGAAGGAAAAGGGCATCACCATCCTGGCCAAGAACACGGCCGTGCACCGGTACAACCCCGACGGCAGCATGACCGTCATCAACGTGATCGACACCCCGGGACACGCCGACTTCGGCGGCGAGGTCGAGCGCGGCCTGTCGATGGTCGACGGCGTCCTGCTGCTGGTCGACGCCTCCGAGGGGCCGTTGCCGCAGACCCGCTTCGTGTTGCGCAAGGCGCTGGCCGCGCACCTGCCCGTCATCCTGGTGGTGAACAAGACCGATCGCCCCGATGCCCGCATCGCCGAGGTGGTCTCCGAGAGCCATGACCTGTTGCTCGACGTCGCCTCCGACCTCGACGACGAGGCGCAGAAGGCCGCCGAGAAGGCGCTCGGTCTGCCGGTTCTGTACGCATCGGGCCGCGCCGGCATCGCGAGCACGACCGAACCCGCCAACGGCGAGAACCCCGACGGCGAGAACCTTGACCCGCTCTTCAACGTCCTGCTCGAGCACATCCCGCCACCGCAAGGCGACCCGGAGGCGCCGCTGCAGGCGCTGGTGACCAACCTCGACGCCTCGGCCTTCCTCGGCCGGCTCGCGCTGATCCGCATCTACAAGGGCCGTATCCGCAAGGGGCAGCAGGTCGCGTGGATGCGTGAGGTCGACGGACATCCCGTCGTCACCAACGCCAAGATCACCGAACTGCTGGTCACCGTGGGCGTCGAGCGCACGGCCACGGACGAGGCCATCGCCGGTGACATCGTCGCCGTCGCCGGCATCCCGGAGATCATGATCGGCGACACGCTGGCCGATCCGGACCACGCGCACGCGCTGCCGCGCATCACCGTCGACGAACCCGCCATCTCGGTCACCATCGGCACGAACACCTCGCCGTTGGCCGGCAAGGTGTCCGGACACAAGCTGACCGCACGGATGGTGAAGTCGCGGCTGGACTCCGAACTCGTCGGCAACGTGTCGCTCAAGATCGTCGACATCGGCAGGCCCGACGCCTGGGAGGTGCAGGGCCGAGGTGAGCTGGCGCTGGCCGTACTCGTCGAGCAGATGCGCCGCGAAGGCTTCGAGCTCACCGTGGGCAAGCCGCAGGTGGTCACCCAGACCATCGACGGCAAGCTGCACGAGCCGTTCGAGCAGTTGACCATCGACTGCCCGGAGGAGTTCGTGGGCGCCGTCACGCAGCTGATGGCCGCCCGCAAGGGTCGCATGGAGGACATGGCGAACCACGCCGCCGGCTGGGTCCGGATGGACTTCATCGTCCCCAGCCGCGGGCTGATCGGGTTCCGCACCGACTTCCTCACCCTGACCCGCGGCACCGGCATCGCCAACGCGGTGTTCGACGGCTACCGGCCGTGGGCGGGGGAGATCCGCGCCCGCCACACCGGCTCGCTCGTGTCGGACCGTAGCGGCTCGGTGACCCCGTTCGCGATGATCCAGCTCTCCGATCGCGGCCAGTTCTTCGTCGAGCCGGGTGACGACACGTACGAGGGTCAGGTCGTCGGCATCAACCCGCGGGCCGAGGACCTCGACGTCAACGTCACCCGGGAGAAGAAGCTGACCAACATGCGCAGCTCCACCGCCGACGTGATGGAGACCCTGGCCCGTCCACTGGAACTCGGCCTCGAACAGGCGATGGAGTTCTGCGCCGAGGACGAATGCGTCGAGGTGACCCCGGAGATCGTCCGCGTGCGCAAGGTCGAACTGGACGCCACGTTGCGGGGCCGTGCCCGCTCGCGGGCGAAGGCACGGGGATAG
- a CDS encoding HhH-GPD-type base excision DNA repair protein, translating into MPTLQLVQDPEADALLESNPFALLVGMLLDQQYPMEAAFAGPKKIADRIGGVDAREIAEQDPEQFAAMCATTPAVHRFPGSMAKRIQALAQLIVERYDGDAAALWTSGDPDGAEVLRRLKALPGFGEQKAKIFLALLGKQYGVTPQGWREAAGDYGKEGTYMSIADVTDPGALEKVRAYKKQAKAQAKDRAKSAES; encoded by the coding sequence ATGCCCACCTTGCAGCTGGTCCAGGACCCGGAAGCCGACGCGCTCCTGGAATCAAACCCGTTCGCGCTGCTGGTCGGGATGCTGCTCGATCAGCAGTATCCGATGGAGGCGGCGTTCGCCGGGCCGAAGAAGATCGCCGACCGGATAGGCGGTGTCGACGCGCGCGAGATCGCCGAGCAAGACCCGGAGCAGTTCGCCGCCATGTGCGCGACGACGCCTGCGGTGCACCGGTTTCCCGGGTCGATGGCCAAACGCATCCAGGCGCTGGCGCAGTTGATCGTCGAGCGCTACGACGGTGATGCCGCCGCGCTGTGGACGTCGGGTGACCCCGACGGCGCCGAGGTGCTGCGCCGGCTCAAGGCGCTGCCCGGGTTCGGCGAGCAGAAGGCGAAGATCTTCCTCGCGCTGCTGGGCAAGCAGTACGGCGTGACGCCGCAGGGCTGGCGCGAGGCCGCCGGTGACTACGGCAAGGAGGGGACGTACATGTCGATCGCCGACGTGACCGATCCCGGTGCGCTGGAGAAGGTGCGCGCGTACAAGAAGCAGGCGAAGGCCCAGGCGAAAGATCGGGCCAAGTCCGCGGAGAGTTAG
- a CDS encoding DUF1059 domain-containing protein — translation MKTHLNCPCGEAITGKDEEDLVEKAQAHLSEAHPGRDYDRDAILFMAY, via the coding sequence ATGAAGACACACCTGAACTGCCCGTGCGGTGAAGCGATCACCGGCAAGGACGAAGAAGATCTGGTCGAGAAGGCGCAAGCTCATCTGTCGGAGGCGCATCCCGGCCGCGACTACGACCGCGACGCCATCCTGTTCATGGCCTACTGA